The following proteins are encoded in a genomic region of Necator americanus strain Aroian chromosome II, whole genome shotgun sequence:
- a CDS encoding hypothetical protein (NECATOR_CHRII.G8726.T1), with the protein MRLLWCHSFTTATTTLVVLFTISCFSFGFTEARRLTRSRIRRSTTPITTDVFPSRTNGRTLIFTSPTLRTRKPWTWRPRTTILTTTTETTRRTTPTTTSTTTTTRRTRRPTTTTTTTTRPPTTTTTTTTTSTTTTTTTTTTTRRPTTTTTTTTTRRPTTTTTTTTTRKPTTTTTTTTTTTTTTEKPTTTTTTTTTRRPRTTTTTTTPTTTTTTTTPTTTTTTTTPTTTTTKTTTPTTTTEPTTTTAVLTTLTTKSTTRTNAIVLPSKVQDDEDGGSNVLLIITCIGVALVLGGISVFAFLAIRARKMREKKSEERRPARRRRATKKPLQVEKPEKPKPKPAKMKAAKIDMKLFKFVGPLVMRDFKGEVKHDLDEEKSGIISNVAFDPMQNSIALIGTTIDRLEGQSVISGIEAAQNIGSQESPNGKGIGSAEVKSEETKPNKSQEKIEEAKPNQPQDAKQTLSKNEKDSKSKKSANKEKPKETSNDNQRKKKKIARQQKTKSRR; encoded by the exons ATGAGGTTGCTATGGTGCCATTCCTTCACAACTGCTACTACTACACTCGTC GTACTGTTCACTATATCCTGCTTCTCTTTCGGGTTTACTGAGG cACGAAGACTAACACGAAGCAGAATTCGGAGATCGACTACTCCAATTACAACAGATGTTTTTCCCTCACGCACTAATGGACG AACATTGATATTTACATCACCGACACTGAGAACAAGGAAGCCGTGGACATGGAGACCGAGAACGACAATACTCACAACAACAACGGAAACGACGAGAAGAACTACCCCAACCACAACGTCAACAACAACTACTACAAGAAGAACGAGAAGACCAACAACGACAACCACGACGACAACGCGGCCACCAACGACGACAACGACCACGACCACGACCTCGACCACGACAACGACCACGACCACGACGACAACAAGGAGACCGACCACAACAACGACCACGACGACAACAAGGAGACCGACCACAACAACGACCACGACGACAACAAGGAAACCGACCACGACAACCACCACAACAACCACCACGACTACAACCACGGAaaaaccaacaacaacaacaactactactactacgagaagaccaagaacaacTACTACCACGACAACACCAACAACAACGACTACTACGACAACACCAACAACAACGACTACTACGACAACACCTACAACAACGaccacaaaaacaacaacaccaaCGACTACAACGGAGCCCACAACAACTACAGCTGTTCTCACAACTCTTACGACGAAATCCACAACAAG GACAAATGCCATTGTCCTTCCCTCGAAAGTTCAAGATGACGAGGATGGCGGCAGCAATGT ATTATTGATAATAACCTGCATAGGCGTTGCATTAGTGCTTGGGGGAATATCCGTTTTCGCTTTTCTTGCTATACGTGCAAGAAAgatgagagaaaagaagagtgaGGAGC GTCGACCAGCAAGAAGACGTAGAGCTACGAAGAAACCATTACAAGtagaaaaaccagaaaaaccGAAGCCG AAGCCAGCGAAGATGAAAGCGGCCAAAATTGATATGAAACTCTTCAAATTTGTAGGACCTTTAGTGATGAGGGATTTCAAAGGAGAAGTA AAGCATGATTTGGACGAAGAAAAGTCTGGTATCATCTCTAATGTAGCATTTGATCCCATGCAAAACTCTATCGCACTTATAGGAACCACAATCGATAGACTAGAAGGG CAGTCCGTAATATCGGGAATAGAAGCTGCACAAAATATAGGATCACAG GAATCCCCGAATGGGAAAGGTATTGGAAGCGCAGAAGTGAAGAGCGAAGAAACAAAGCCGAATAAGTCTCAGGAAAAGATTGAAGAAGCAAAGCCAAATCAGCCACAGGATGCAAAGCAAACTttgtccaaaaatgaaaaggatagTAAATCTAAGAAAAGTGCTAATAAGGAAAAA
- a CDS encoding hypothetical protein (NECATOR_CHRII.G8727.T2) produces the protein MSRDVSSLWVPLVIVLTSLLTAKLVSSQNVNSTVTLNSSTLSTLSINESTKTQASTIYSTTAEMMFENSTSRKSTLTATESTETSSVTKNESTTSLELTSMSTTLNKTSTPASRSSGSSISTMEGSTSTSPSGVLARNKTSTPATTSSINSTSTMQSSTSTSSSDALPRNKTISTSAILTETSTEPPSDVHDSSPVSTQQLLTSSATTSTHSTDLLNLTDSTLTKEPNSTTHTIPVDVLFKSTTQTSTTTTIPTTTMKSTTSTPTLSTTESVTLLRTSSMSSTSVNTTIAITGQTRLTTLSRKIQSMISSPRQKTIPPKKKGKLNENEGNSWTIIVGVFAVMLFVVAIVVLIMLLIRAKKAAIKEKDKKRRFAKKTTKKYSVKDFMVATDKNKHKKKKSSKTGPPHSSTATQQSDTKSGEDKLPNPLDAKKEAQDEQKILAKIVPLQTKEDIQMKTVKPPSRLSRLSRQPQKFNLTRSQMQQQVKQFNLSIDRLGFNSIKPASRESSLDNKLISLNVNTL, from the exons ATGAGTAGGgatgtttcttctctttgg GTACCACTTGTGATAGTCTTAACTTCTCTTCTTACCGCAAAGCTTGTCAGTTCTCAAAATG TGAATTCGACGGTTACGCTTAACTCGTCTACTCTTTCTACACTGTCCATAAATGAGTCCACTAAAA CACAAGCCTCGACAATATATTCGACAACAGCAGAAatgatgtttgaaaattccaCCTCTAGGAAATCAACTCTTACCGCAACAGAATCCACGGAAACGAGTAGTGTGACGAAAAACGAGAGCACAACTTCACTTGAACTCACATCAATGTCTACAACTCTGAACAAAACCAGCACACCTGCTAGTAGATCATCCGGTAGCTCAATTTCAACTATGGAAGGTAGCACCTCAACTAGTCCCTCTGGTGTTCTCGCAAGAAACAAAACCAGCACACCTGCTACTACATCATCTATTAACTCAACATCAACTATGCAAAGTAGCACCTCAACTAGTTCCTCTGATGCGCTTCCAAGAAACAAAACTATTTCAACGTCAGCAATTCTGACCGAAACCAGCACAGAACCACCTTCTGATGTGCATGACTCATCTCCTGTGAGTACGCAGCAACTATTAACTTCTTCCGCTACGACATCCACTCACTCTACAGATTTGCTAAATTTAACAGATTCTACATTAACAAAAGAGCCCAACTCGACGACGCACACCATTCCTGTTGATGTGCTATTTAAAAGTACTACTCAAACTTCTACTACTACTACCATACCAACAACAACGATGAAGTCAACAACGTCAACACCAACACTGTCGACAACAGAATCTGTTACGTTACTGCGTACCAGCAGTATGTCATCGACTTCTGTAAACACCACTATTGCTATCACTGGGCAGACAAGACTAACCACTTTATCTCGGAAAATACAATCCATGATTAGCAGCCCTCGTCAAAA gacaattccACCCAAAAAGAAGGGGAAACTTAACGAAAACGAAGGGAATTCTTG GACAATTATTGTCGGGGTGTTCGCAGTTATGCTGTTCGTAGTTGCTATCGTTGTTCTTATTATGCTACTAATACGAGCAAAAAAAGCTGCAATCAAAGAGAAAG ATAAAAAGAGACGTTTTGCAAAGAAGACTACGAAAAAGTATTCGGTGAAGGACTTTATGGTGGCCACG gataaaaacaaacataagaaaaagaaaagcagcaaAACTGGTCCACCGCATAGCTCAACCGCTACACAACAAAGTGACACCAAATCTGGAGAGGATAAACTACCAAATCCATTGGACGCTAAAAAAGAAGCGCAGGATGAGCAGAAAATTTTGGCTAAGATTGTGCCTCTTCAG ACAAAAGAAGATATCCAGATGAAAACTGTAAAACCTCCTAGCCGTCTTTCTAGACTTTCAAGA CAGCCTCAAAAATTCAACCTCACCAGGAGTCAAATGCAACAACAA gtgaaacAGTTCAATCTTTCTATTGATAGGCTTGGTTTCAACAGCATAAAACCAGCTTCTCGGGAAAGTAGCTTGGATAATAAACTGATTTCGTTAAATGTGAACACGTTGTGA
- a CDS encoding hypothetical protein (NECATOR_CHRII.G8727.T1) produces MRQDKNSCDSRGVGGLAVLVNTSMAGNINFLEQVTTGIGREEMRRCVPMPVLTIFVAYAPTSSRACTLHKFVDSDFNAKISLRRTSEDFHFGYHGPQRNEEGIFVAKNDLNGNFFLIVVNSTVTLNSSTLSTLSINESTKTQASTIYSTTAEMMFENSTSRKSTLTATESTETSSVTKNESTTSLELTSMSTTLNKTSTPASRSSGSSISTMEGSTSTSPSGVLARNKTSTPATTSSINSTSTMQSSTSTSSSDALPRNKTISTSAILTETSTEPPSDVHDSSPVSTQQLLTSSATTSTHSTDLLNLTDSTLTKEPNSTTHTIPVDVLFKSTTQTSTTTTIPTTTMKSTTSTPTLSTTESVTLLRTSSMSSTSVNTTIAITGQTRLTTLSRKIQSMISSPRQKTIPPKKKGKLNENEGNSWTIIVGVFAVMLFVVAIVVLIMLLIRAKKAAIKEKDKKRRFAKKTTKKYSVKDFMVATDKNKHKKKKSSKTGPPHSSTATQQSDTKSGEDKLPNPLDAKKEAQDEQKILAKIVPLQTKEDIQMKTVKPPSRLSRLSRQPQKFNLTRSQMQQQVKQFNLSIDRLGFNSIKPASRESSLDNKLISLNVNTL; encoded by the exons ATGAGACAGGATAAGAACTCTTGCGACAgcagaggagttggtggactTGCTGtgctcgtcaacacgagtatggcaggGAACATCAACTTTCTTGAACAAGTTACGACCGGAATCGGACGTGAagagatgagaagatgtgtTCCAATGCCAGTTTTGACCATCTTCGTCGCCTACGCTCCAACGTCAAG TAGAGCCTGTACCTTGCACAAGTTTGTTGAtagtgatttcaacgccaaaattagCCTCAGAAGAACGTCCGAGGATTTTCACTTCGGATACCACGGTCCTCAAAGGAATGAGGAGGGGA TTTTTGTTGCCAAAAATGACCTTAAcggaaatttctttctcattgtAGTGAATTCGACGGTTACGCTTAACTCGTCTACTCTTTCTACACTGTCCATAAATGAGTCCACTAAAA CACAAGCCTCGACAATATATTCGACAACAGCAGAAatgatgtttgaaaattccaCCTCTAGGAAATCAACTCTTACCGCAACAGAATCCACGGAAACGAGTAGTGTGACGAAAAACGAGAGCACAACTTCACTTGAACTCACATCAATGTCTACAACTCTGAACAAAACCAGCACACCTGCTAGTAGATCATCCGGTAGCTCAATTTCAACTATGGAAGGTAGCACCTCAACTAGTCCCTCTGGTGTTCTCGCAAGAAACAAAACCAGCACACCTGCTACTACATCATCTATTAACTCAACATCAACTATGCAAAGTAGCACCTCAACTAGTTCCTCTGATGCGCTTCCAAGAAACAAAACTATTTCAACGTCAGCAATTCTGACCGAAACCAGCACAGAACCACCTTCTGATGTGCATGACTCATCTCCTGTGAGTACGCAGCAACTATTAACTTCTTCCGCTACGACATCCACTCACTCTACAGATTTGCTAAATTTAACAGATTCTACATTAACAAAAGAGCCCAACTCGACGACGCACACCATTCCTGTTGATGTGCTATTTAAAAGTACTACTCAAACTTCTACTACTACTACCATACCAACAACAACGATGAAGTCAACAACGTCAACACCAACACTGTCGACAACAGAATCTGTTACGTTACTGCGTACCAGCAGTATGTCATCGACTTCTGTAAACACCACTATTGCTATCACTGGGCAGACAAGACTAACCACTTTATCTCGGAAAATACAATCCATGATTAGCAGCCCTCGTCAAAA gacaattccACCCAAAAAGAAGGGGAAACTTAACGAAAACGAAGGGAATTCTTG GACAATTATTGTCGGGGTGTTCGCAGTTATGCTGTTCGTAGTTGCTATCGTTGTTCTTATTATGCTACTAATACGAGCAAAAAAAGCTGCAATCAAAGAGAAAG ATAAAAAGAGACGTTTTGCAAAGAAGACTACGAAAAAGTATTCGGTGAAGGACTTTATGGTGGCCACG gataaaaacaaacataagaaaaagaaaagcagcaaAACTGGTCCACCGCATAGCTCAACCGCTACACAACAAAGTGACACCAAATCTGGAGAGGATAAACTACCAAATCCATTGGACGCTAAAAAAGAAGCGCAGGATGAGCAGAAAATTTTGGCTAAGATTGTGCCTCTTCAG ACAAAAGAAGATATCCAGATGAAAACTGTAAAACCTCCTAGCCGTCTTTCTAGACTTTCAAGA CAGCCTCAAAAATTCAACCTCACCAGGAGTCAAATGCAACAACAA gtgaaacAGTTCAATCTTTCTATTGATAGGCTTGGTTTCAACAGCATAAAACCAGCTTCTCGGGAAAGTAGCTTGGATAATAAACTGATTTCGTTAAATGTGAACACGTTGTGA
- a CDS encoding hypothetical protein (NECATOR_CHRII.G8728.T2) — MMSLAEIVIFSVGFLFSILSHCVAWAIHTKVSRVLERLKDCDDNIKSATKLVDNSAITGSVLQLSAEQLRFDPDVNEFERDVAVLMLKDPQQSYTGETMHRPNKPKMEGLPENRSKKSPKKPPVDGAGLAGPKRKVDSEEPEKENVRPSDNQKKVAPKDSRERGQDAGAAESEDEKNPNKKKFKPPPNIAKADAKDPAYETLQGIGNELFTGANKEEKKSKEDGPKEKKSKEDASQDEKNKFKQPQKIQKADAKDPQYETLADVKDDIFKG, encoded by the exons ATG ATGAGTTTAGCAGAAATTGTCATATTCTCTGTTGGATTTTTATTCTCGATATTGTCCCATTGTGTTGCATGGGCAATACATACAAAAGTATCCAGG GTTCTCGAAAGGTTAAAAGATTGTGACGACAACATAAAATCTGCAACAAAATTAGTGGATAATAGTGCG ATCACCGGATCCGTATTGCAACTAAGCGCTGAACAGTTACGTTTTGATCCAGATGTGAACGAATTTGAGAGGGATGTAGCTGTGCTGATGCTTAAAGAT CCACAACAATCGTATACTGGTGAGACGATGCACCGTCCAAATAAGCCCAAAATGGAAGGATTACCAGAAAATAGG TCAAAGAAATCCCCCAAGAAGCCACCTGTGGACGGAGCCGGACTAGCCGGACCCAAACGTAAAGTGGATTCAGAGGAACCG GAGAAGGAAAACGTGAGGCCATCAGATAATCAAAAGAAAGTAGCACCAAAAGATTCCAGAGAGAGAGGACAg gATGCTGGCGCAGCCGAAtctgaagacgaaaaaaatccgaacaagaaaaaattcaaaccaCCACCAAACATTGCCAAGGCAGATGCGAAAGATCCTGCTTATGAG ACGCTACAAGGTATCGGTAATGAGCTCTTTACCGGTgcaaataaagaagagaagaaaagtaaagaagatggtccaaaagagaaaaaaagtaaagaagatgcAAgtcaagatgaaaaaaataaattcaagcaACCACAAAAG ATTCAAAAAGCCGATGCTAAAGACCCACAATACGAGACCTTGGCTGATGTTAAAGACGATATTTTCAAAGGATAG
- a CDS encoding hypothetical protein (NECATOR_CHRII.G8728.T1), producing the protein MVSSCETRYNAGYVQPDDGTGAIDCGKEEIFGEKRENECVAADPLMSLAEIVIFSVGFLFSILSHCVAWAIHTKVSRVLERLKDCDDNIKSATKLVDNSAITGSVLQLSAEQLRFDPDVNEFERDVAVLMLKDPQQSYTGETMHRPNKPKMEGLPENRSKKSPKKPPVDGAGLAGPKRKVDSEEPEKENVRPSDNQKKVAPKDSRERGQDAGAAESEDEKNPNKKKFKPPPNIAKADAKDPAYETLQGIGNELFTGANKEEKKSKEDGPKEKKSKEDASQDEKNKFKQPQKIQKADAKDPQYETLADVKDDIFKG; encoded by the exons ATGGTTAGTAGCTGTGAAACCCGATACAACGCCGGATACGTTCAACCGGATGACGGCACTGGAGCCATTGACTGCGGGAAAGAAgagatttttggagaaaagagagaaaacgaATGCGTCGCGGCAGACCCcctg ATGAGTTTAGCAGAAATTGTCATATTCTCTGTTGGATTTTTATTCTCGATATTGTCCCATTGTGTTGCATGGGCAATACATACAAAAGTATCCAGG GTTCTCGAAAGGTTAAAAGATTGTGACGACAACATAAAATCTGCAACAAAATTAGTGGATAATAGTGCG ATCACCGGATCCGTATTGCAACTAAGCGCTGAACAGTTACGTTTTGATCCAGATGTGAACGAATTTGAGAGGGATGTAGCTGTGCTGATGCTTAAAGAT CCACAACAATCGTATACTGGTGAGACGATGCACCGTCCAAATAAGCCCAAAATGGAAGGATTACCAGAAAATAGG TCAAAGAAATCCCCCAAGAAGCCACCTGTGGACGGAGCCGGACTAGCCGGACCCAAACGTAAAGTGGATTCAGAGGAACCG GAGAAGGAAAACGTGAGGCCATCAGATAATCAAAAGAAAGTAGCACCAAAAGATTCCAGAGAGAGAGGACAg gATGCTGGCGCAGCCGAAtctgaagacgaaaaaaatccgaacaagaaaaaattcaaaccaCCACCAAACATTGCCAAGGCAGATGCGAAAGATCCTGCTTATGAG ACGCTACAAGGTATCGGTAATGAGCTCTTTACCGGTgcaaataaagaagagaagaaaagtaaagaagatggtccaaaagagaaaaaaagtaaagaagatgcAAgtcaagatgaaaaaaataaattcaagcaACCACAAAAG ATTCAAAAAGCCGATGCTAAAGACCCACAATACGAGACCTTGGCTGATGTTAAAGACGATATTTTCAAAGGATAG